Genomic DNA from Trichoderma asperellum chromosome 5, complete sequence:
gaataatattaattctGTTACTCTACTTCAATATGCCTGTAGCAGATGAACCGTCTGCTGATGATCCTTCCAGTGACCCGACTCGCAAATTACGATGGAGCTACGCCGACTCTTCCGATATCCCACTTCCTGATGAAGATACAAATCAGCCATTCTGTCCTCGTCATGCGATCACTGTTGCTCATTTAAACAGAGCGTCTTTTGGTCCTTACCCTTGTGGCTCGGGTTCAACCCCTCCTCATCGCGACTGGCATTTTGGGAATTTAGAATACATCCTTTCTCGCAAGAGCTGGTGTCGAGTATGTGGTCTCATTGCAGAAGTTGTCGAAGAAGACCCTTCAAACTCCACCCTGGAGCGCAACAATGCAGAAATAATTGCTTGCTGGATATGGGATGGAGTGCTCAATAATAGCGGCAGTGAGGTGGGAACTCTTCGGTTGCGAATTGCTCCAGAGGTTATCGGTTGGGAAGACCTGTTTGAACCGTTTGACCTGGTTCCTTTGGCGGATCTTGAGAAAGACGACGGTATGTTTCAAGGACGCAGAATCAACAATGGCCACTTCGACTTAGAAGTGGTTAAGACCTGGGTTCATAGCTGCGAGCAATGGCACGGCAGCGAGTGCGTCAATACCGCGCCGTGGAAGACGCCTGACTTTGGGGTTCCGTTCATTCGAATGATATCTTTGAACGATTACAAGTTAGTTGAAACGTCGTGTCCGCCATCTTATGCAGCATTGAGCTATGTATGGGGACCCGCTGCCGTATTCCGGACGATACAAGACAATATCGAAGCGTTGATGCAACCAGAGGGGCTACCGGTGCGATCCTTTCCAAAGTCCATCCGTGATGCTATGACCCTGGCAAAAGAACTTGGCTTCCAATACATATGGGTTGATTCAATATGTATCATCCAAGATTCTACAGCGGATAAAGTTCAGCAGCTGCGCATGATGGACCGCATATACAGCCGTGCGAGCCTCACCATTGTCGCCGCAGCTGGTTCGCATGCCGATTCTGGGATCCCTGGCTTACATCCTGATACTCGATCTCGCAAGCAACACACAGCCCAAATCTCGGATGATCTAACGCTTGTAGCGCTTCATCCAGACACTTACCGTAGCGCAGCGGCAACGACATGGAACACTAGAGGCTGGACATACCAGGAGCGCCTTCTTTCTAAACGGtgtattttctctttccccgACGGCTCTTTGGGCTTTCAGTGTTCAAAGGCCGTCTGGGGTGAAGACTATTACGCCGAGACACCACACTTGAAGCGCTGCGCACCCATGATGGATATCTCATTGAACCGAAGCTGGATGGCCCCTGGAAGTGTCAAAGAGAGGGGCATACCGACTGTGCATATAGCAAACACGTCGTATTTACGTGAGTATTGCCGGCTTGTCGTAGAGTATACCGGGCGTGACATGTCATATGCAAGCGATCGGCTATTGGGAATCAGCGGAGTTTTAGGCGTCTTGCAAAGAGAATTTGGTCTCAATTTCATTCATGGGTTACCAGAAGGCATCATATACATGGCCCTTCTTTGGCAGCCACGCAATAAGCTAAAACGCGTACCAAAGGATCCTAAAACGAGTCTACCGCTCTTCCCGAGTTGGTCGTGGACTGGTTGGACTGGACCAGTTGGCTATGAAGATTGGAATACGTTTAACGACATGCCTGAGATTGAAGATCGTGCAAAACGTGTCAAGTCTTTCGCAAAGTTAGCCTTGGTAGGGCCAAAAGAACTTGAGTATTTCTCTCCGCCGGCTACACATGATTTGCCTCCTGGCTGGTCACAGGTTTCTACAGCGGAAGATGGGACTTGCTATGTCATGGGAACTGATATCCATCGATACCATCCCGTCCCTTTGTTCTCCTCGTTTGACAATCCAAGAGAGTCCAATTTGATGCTGGACCCATTTGGACTCAGTTTGCGTACACGAATCGCACGCTTTCGGCTCACCACTCTGATGCTGAGTTCCAACTTTAACCAAGACGACTATCCAATTGAACGGAATGGCCGTTTTGGACTTTCTCTGCCGTCACCATATACAGGTGATCGGCCGTGGCTGGGAACCATCCTCCTGCCGGTACAGTATCATGCAAAAATGACACAAGACCATGAGTTCATTATCCTATCGGAGAGCTATGGATTCAATCACCAGGAGATGGCACCTGTGACGGCCCGCAAAATGAAGCCTTTCGAAGCATATGATGTGATGATGATCAGGAGGATTGAAGGCGAAGAGCTAGCGCAATATT
This window encodes:
- a CDS encoding uncharacterized protein (EggNog:ENOG41), with translation MYIGLILPSRLSERAIVHAVLCFKEKKRIILILLLYFNMPVADEPSADDPSSDPTRKLRWSYADSSDIPLPDEDTNQPFCPRHAITVAHLNRASFGPYPCGSGSTPPHRDWHFGNLEYILSRKSWCRVCGLIAEVVEEDPSNSTLERNNAEIIACWIWDGVLNNSGSEVGTLRLRIAPEVIGWEDLFEPFDLVPLADLEKDDGMFQGRRINNGHFDLEVVKTWVHSCEQWHGSECVNTAPWKTPDFGVPFIRMISLNDYKLVETSCPPSYAALSYVWGPAAVFRTIQDNIEALMQPEGLPVRSFPKSIRDAMTLAKELGFQYIWVDSICIIQDSTADKVQQLRMMDRIYSRASLTIVAAAGSHADSGIPGLHPDTRSRKQHTAQISDDLTLVALHPDTYRSAAATTWNTRGWTYQERLLSKRCIFSFPDGSLGFQCSKAVWGEDYYAETPHLKRCAPMMDISLNRSWMAPGSVKERGIPTVHIANTSYLREYCRLVVEYTGRDMSYASDRLLGISGVLGVLQREFGLNFIHGLPEGIIYMALLWQPRNKLKRVPKDPKTSLPLFPSWSWTGWTGPVGYEDWNTFNDMPEIEDRAKRVKSFAKLALVGPKELEYFSPPATHDLPPGWSQVSTAEDGTCYVMGTDIHRYHPVPLFSSFDNPRESNLMLDPFGLSLRTRIARFRLTTLMLSSNFNQDDYPIERNGRFGLSLPSPYTGDRPWLGTILLPVQYHAKMTQDHEFIILSESYGFNHQEMAPVTARKMKPFEAYDVMMIRRIEGEELAQYCAQLTYQTTETLSSQLMYDSLDGKSVIERVGAGRMLKSAWESDNNWEDFILV